The genomic segment GCTATCCAGTGATTTGCATTAGCAGTATTTTGCCAAGGATTGTTAACTTGAACCCAAGCAAAAGTGATCTTACCATCTTCTAAATCACGCATGATTTTAAGATAAGGTGCACCCGGTTTTGGATTAAGCGTTTTTGCAGGAAGTTTCCAAATTTTTTCTGTGATTTCTCTGTGTTTAGGATTTGCCACAACCATATCAGCAGGTAAGCGGTGAGAAAAGGTTCCAACTTCTCTAGCTGTTCCGCAAGCACTTGGTTGTCCTGTAAGAGAAAAAGCACCATTACCCGGTTTTGCTTGTTTGCCAAGTAAAAAGTGGATCATATAAGCTTGCTCATTTACCCAAGTTCCTCTTGTATGTTGGTTAAAGCCCATAGTCCAAAAGCTTACGACTTTACGATTTTTTTCTATATATAAATTTGCAAGTTCTTGAAGTTTTTTCTTAAAATCCTCAATACTTTCGTTATCATCGCCCTTTGCAACCTGTGCAACATAGTCTAAGGTATAAGGCTCTAAGCCTTTTTTAAACTCTTCAAAACTGATTTCCCAGTGTTTGTCAGCTTCATTTTGGTGGGTCATCTTGAGTTTATCGCCAGCCTTTACGCCAAGATAACTAAGAGCTGCAGCCTCTTCCTCATCAAGAGTAATTTCGTTTTCTTTTGCAACGGTGTCTTTTTCACTTTCTTTAAATTTAGGGTGATTTGGATTAGCCCTCATACCATAACCTATATCAGCATAGCCTGTAGTGAAAACACAGTGTTCCTTGATAAATTTCTCATCCATAGCTTCTGGGTGATTATATACAATTTCCCTTGCGATATAATTCCAAATGGCTAAATCTGTACTTGGTTTAAAGATGATTTCAGTATCAGCGATATGTGAAGTGCGGTTTGAAAAGGTACTTAAATTTACAAGTTTTACCTTGTCAAGATTGCTAAGTTTTCTATCACTCACACGGCTCCAAAGTATAGGGTGCATTTCAGCCATATTTGCTCCCCAAGTAATGATAGTATCAGTAAGTTCGATATCATCATAACAGCCTGATGGTTCATCAACACCAAAAGTTTGCATAAAGGCAACAACAGCTGAAGCCATACAGTGTCTTGCATTTGGATCGATATTATTTGATCTAAATCCACCTTTTATAAGTTTAACAGCGGCGTAACCTTCTTGGATAGTATATTGACCACTACCAAAGATACCAATGCCTTCAACACCTTTTTCTGCTATGGTTTTTTTGATTTGTTTTTCCATTTCATCAAAGGCTCTTTGCCATGAAACTTGTTTAAATTTACCTTTTTTATCAAATTCTCCCTTATCATTTACGCGGAGTAAAGGCATAACAAGTCTATCTTCTCCATACATAATCTTAGCATTAAAATAGCCTTTAATACAATTTAAGCCACGATTAACAGGAGCTGATGGATCTCCTTTTACGGCAACTATTTTGTCGCCTTTTCTAGCAACCATAATTCCACAGCCTGTTCCGCAAAATCTACAAACGGACTTGTCCCAACGCCAATTTTCCTTTGTTTCATCTGCCATAACAGAGCTAGGAACACTCATACCTGCAACACTTGCTGCACTTGCAATAGCGGTATTTTTAATAAAATCCCTTCTATTCATACCTTTCTCCTATCTCTATAATTTAAAACAATAGTATTCTACTCATTTAAACTTAGTTTAAAATTAAATAAGAACAATTAAAAAACCCTTTTTATAGGTTATTTAAGGCTATATTTATTCTTTTAATGAATAATATTTGCGATATATTTTTAAATGCAAGACATATACTTAAGATTGCTATAAATTAGATATTTGAAGCAAATTTATATCGCAAACATATAAAACACTTTTTAAAAACACTTTTTAATAGAATTTATCATTTATAAAATATTTAATTATCCAAATAATTCTCTCAATAAACAATAAAATTTTTTTCATTTTTATAGCTTTTTTGAGAGTGTTTATATCCAAAAAAGCTACAATCTACTTTGTTTAAAAATTAAGCTTTGATCAAAGGTATCAAAAGCTCTTTATGAAGTTTATTGTAAGTATCTTCGCCACACAAATACCTTACAAGTTCAAGTGCAAACAAAGACGCGGTAGCAGGACCTGCTGAAGTGATGATATTTTCATTGATAACAACAGCTTTTTCAAGCCTTGTTCCCTTTAATCCTTGCTCACAGCCCGGATAACAAGTAAAATTTCCACCTAAAACCCCTGCTTCATGAAGCACGATAGGCGAGGCACAAAGTGCACTAACAAGCTTTTTATCCGCATGCAAATCCTTAATAAGCTGTAAAATTTCCTTACTCTTTTTAAGATTCATCATGCCATCATAACCCCCTGCTAATGCTATACCATCGAGCATTTGTGCGTTTATACTAGATAGTTTTACTTCTGCTTTAATGATGATATTATGTGCTCCTTTTACTAAGAAATCATCATTTAAGGTAGCGATGATCACCTCAAGTCCTGCCCTTCTTAAAATATCCACTATGCTTACAAACTCAATTTCTTCAAAGCCTGTTGCAAGCGGAGCTAAGATCTTTTTGCTCATTTTTTATCCTTTAAATTTTTGTATTTTTCTTCTCTTTGCTTATTTTTTTCTAGCATTTGTTTATTAAATCCTATCACAAAAAATGCAATCAAAGCAATAAATAAAGCCGTGATAATAAAATCCAAAAAATTTTCCATAAACTACCTTTGAAAATCTTGATAATTTTGCCTTAAAGCCTCATAAGAAACTATACCCACGCTTGTAGCTAAATTTAAGCTTCTTCCGTAGCTTTTCATAGGGATAGTAATGGCATTTTCAAATTTAAGCTGCATTAAAGACATGGGCAAGCCATAGCTTTCGCTTCCAAAAAAAAGAAAATCGCCCTTTTTAAAATGAGCTTCAAAAAAAGGCTTTGAACTTTTCGTTGTTGCGAAAAAAAATCTTTCTAAAAATTGTTTATTTTTTTCCAAAAATTCGTCCAAACTTTCCCAAATCACAGGCTTAAGTTTAGCCCAATAATCAAGCCCTGCTCTTCTAACGGATTTTTCATCTATATCAAAAACTATGGGCTTTACTATATGCAAGGTAAAGCCCGCATTATAACACATTCTGCCAATACTTCCTGTATTTTGTGGGATTCTTGGAGAAACCAAAACGATATTAAACATTTTTAAGCCCTTTAAAGCAAAAATTATATCATTTTTAAATGATATTACGCATAAATTTTGATAAAATTAGCATTGATAAAAATTTAAGGATATATAATGAATAATGACTTGCAAGAACTTTCTTCCTTTTTAGAAAAAAATAGTATCCAAATTTTAAGTACAAGTGTTCAAGGTATCCCTCATTCTCGTCCCATAGGAAGCTTTATGCTTGCTTTAAATAAAATTTGGTATTGTATGAACAACGATAAAACAATGTTTCAAGAGCTTATGGCTAATCCTGAAATTTGTATTTGCGTTTGTGCTGATGATTTTTCTTGGGTAAGGATAAATGCAAAAGCTGTTTTTGAGGATAATAAAACCATAAAACAAAGCTATATAGATAAAGCAAAAACTCGTTTTGAAGATGCAAATGATGAAAAATTTAGTGTTTTTTATCTTGATGAAATTCAAGCAGAACTTAGTATAAGAGGTGTAAAAAGAAAGCTTGAGATATCTTAAAAATTT from the Campylobacter sp. MIT 99-7217 genome contains:
- the napA gene encoding periplasmic nitrate reductase subunit alpha — its product is MNRRDFIKNTAIASAASVAGMSVPSSVMADETKENWRWDKSVCRFCGTGCGIMVARKGDKIVAVKGDPSAPVNRGLNCIKGYFNAKIMYGEDRLVMPLLRVNDKGEFDKKGKFKQVSWQRAFDEMEKQIKKTIAEKGVEGIGIFGSGQYTIQEGYAAVKLIKGGFRSNNIDPNARHCMASAVVAFMQTFGVDEPSGCYDDIELTDTIITWGANMAEMHPILWSRVSDRKLSNLDKVKLVNLSTFSNRTSHIADTEIIFKPSTDLAIWNYIAREIVYNHPEAMDEKFIKEHCVFTTGYADIGYGMRANPNHPKFKESEKDTVAKENEITLDEEEAAALSYLGVKAGDKLKMTHQNEADKHWEISFEEFKKGLEPYTLDYVAQVAKGDDNESIEDFKKKLQELANLYIEKNRKVVSFWTMGFNQHTRGTWVNEQAYMIHFLLGKQAKPGNGAFSLTGQPSACGTAREVGTFSHRLPADMVVANPKHREITEKIWKLPAKTLNPKPGAPYLKIMRDLEDGKITFAWVQVNNPWQNTANANHWIAAAREMDNFIVVSDSYPGISAKVADLILPTAMIYEKWGAYGNAERRTQHWKQQVLPVGSAMSDTWQMVELSKRFKIKDFWGETKVDDKLTLPSVLEEAKAMGYSEEATFYDVLFANEEAKKFVANDAVMKGFDNTEVNGDERKVIGSDGKEFTGYGFFIQKYLWEEYRKFGVGHGHDLADFDTYHKVRGLRWPVVNGKETQWRFNTRFDYYAKKAAPNSDFAFYGDFAKALTNGDLLGPKQEEAHSIKNKAKIFFRPFMKAPERPNEEYPFWLSTGRVLEHWHSGTMTMRVPELFRAVPEALCYMNEKDCEKLGLSQNDQVWVESRRGKIKARVDMRGRNAPPVGLVYVPWFDENVYINKVTLDATCPLSKQTDFKKCAVKITKV
- a CDS encoding DJ-1 family glyoxalase III, yielding MSKKILAPLATGFEEIEFVSIVDILRRAGLEVIIATLNDDFLVKGAHNIIIKAEVKLSSINAQMLDGIALAGGYDGMMNLKKSKEILQLIKDLHADKKLVSALCASPIVLHEAGVLGGNFTCYPGCEQGLKGTRLEKAVVINENIITSAGPATASLFALELVRYLCGEDTYNKLHKELLIPLIKA
- a CDS encoding tRNA (cytidine(34)-2'-O)-methyltransferase, whose amino-acid sequence is MFNIVLVSPRIPQNTGSIGRMCYNAGFTLHIVKPIVFDIDEKSVRRAGLDYWAKLKPVIWESLDEFLEKNKQFLERFFFATTKSSKPFFEAHFKKGDFLFFGSESYGLPMSLMQLKFENAITIPMKSYGRSLNLATSVGIVSYEALRQNYQDFQR
- a CDS encoding pyridoxamine 5'-phosphate oxidase family protein gives rise to the protein MNNDLQELSSFLEKNSIQILSTSVQGIPHSRPIGSFMLALNKIWYCMNNDKTMFQELMANPEICICVCADDFSWVRINAKAVFEDNKTIKQSYIDKAKTRFEDANDEKFSVFYLDEIQAELSIRGVKRKLEIS